A genomic segment from Bradyrhizobium sp. ISRA430 encodes:
- the flgK gene encoding flagellar hook-associated protein FlgK, producing MGLSSALASAMSGLRANQAALSIVSSNVANSQTPGYVVQTPNQIEVTTGDFGSTAMTTGVSRELDTYVLNQLRTETGGSGYADQMANILKQLQNVYGTPGNDGTLETALNNFTSALQALSTSAGSSSAQTVALGAAQTLAQQLNVTTKGIQSLRSNVEQDLGTSAQQANAAMQKIADINTKLQGLSANDPSAATLMDQRDQAINTLSKYVDVRVVTDGSNQANIFTNTGIQLVGAGLASQFSFASAGALGATSLYNTDPAKSGVGAFNIRLPNGSQVDVVANNVVSSGQIAADLKLRDQTLVQAQNQIDQLAATMASALSDKTTAGSTVSGPPAGFDVDLAGAQPGNTVNITYTDTTTNTQRQITLVNVTDPAALPLQNATNANPMRVGVNFSGGMGAIASALNTALAGSHLTFSAAPSPATATTLRITDDNTGLAKVNSSSSTKTISSLTSGNPQLPLFTDGGQALYTGAITASGSQMTGLAGRIAVNTSLAADPTRLSVYSTSPVTPAGDTTRSDYLYSQLTTAVFSYSPQTGLGSASQPFTGSVSNYLQQFLSVQSNASTQATQLQQGQSVVVSTLQAKFNSTSSVNLDSEMSNLIQLQNAYAANAHVMSVVQSMMNTLIQAQV from the coding sequence TCGACGGCGATGACGACCGGCGTCAGCCGGGAGCTCGACACCTACGTGCTGAACCAGCTCCGCACCGAGACCGGCGGCAGCGGCTACGCCGACCAGATGGCCAACATTCTGAAGCAGCTTCAGAATGTCTACGGCACGCCCGGCAATGACGGAACGCTCGAAACTGCGCTGAACAATTTCACCTCGGCGCTGCAGGCGCTGTCGACAAGCGCAGGTTCCTCGTCGGCTCAGACGGTCGCTCTCGGTGCGGCACAGACGCTGGCACAGCAGCTCAACGTCACGACCAAGGGTATCCAGTCGCTGCGCTCCAACGTCGAGCAGGATCTCGGCACCTCGGCGCAGCAGGCGAACGCGGCGATGCAGAAGATCGCCGACATCAACACCAAGCTGCAAGGCCTGTCGGCGAACGATCCGTCCGCCGCGACGTTGATGGATCAGCGCGACCAGGCCATCAATACGCTGTCGAAATATGTCGACGTCCGCGTCGTCACCGACGGTTCGAACCAGGCCAACATCTTCACCAACACCGGCATCCAGCTCGTCGGCGCCGGGCTCGCCTCGCAATTCTCCTTCGCGTCGGCCGGCGCGCTCGGGGCGACCTCGCTCTACAATACCGATCCGGCCAAGTCCGGCGTCGGTGCGTTCAACATCAGGCTGCCGAACGGCTCGCAGGTCGACGTCGTCGCCAACAACGTGGTCTCCTCGGGCCAGATCGCGGCCGATCTGAAGCTGCGCGACCAGACCCTGGTGCAGGCGCAGAACCAGATCGACCAGCTCGCTGCGACGATGGCGAGCGCGCTGTCCGACAAGACCACGGCCGGCAGCACGGTTTCCGGCCCGCCGGCGGGCTTCGACGTCGACCTCGCCGGTGCGCAGCCCGGCAACACCGTCAACATCACCTACACGGACACGACGACCAACACCCAGCGCCAGATCACGCTGGTCAACGTCACCGATCCGGCGGCGCTGCCACTCCAGAACGCCACCAATGCCAACCCGATGCGGGTCGGTGTGAACTTCTCCGGCGGCATGGGCGCGATCGCCTCCGCGCTCAACACCGCGCTTGCCGGGTCACATCTGACGTTCTCCGCCGCCCCATCTCCGGCCACCGCCACGACGCTGCGGATCACGGACGACAACACCGGCCTCGCCAAGGTCAATTCCTCGTCCAGCACCAAGACGATCTCGTCGCTGACCTCGGGCAATCCGCAATTGCCGCTGTTCACCGACGGTGGCCAGGCGCTGTATACCGGCGCGATTACGGCATCGGGCTCGCAGATGACCGGCCTTGCCGGACGCATCGCGGTGAACACGTCGCTGGCCGCCGATCCGACCCGGCTGTCGGTCTACAGCACCTCGCCGGTGACGCCCGCAGGCGACACCACCCGCTCGGACTATCTCTATTCGCAGCTCACCACGGCGGTGTTCTCATATTCACCGCAGACCGGCCTCGGCTCGGCGAGCCAGCCTTTCACCGGCAGCGTCTCGAACTACCTCCAGCAGTTCCTCAGCGTTCAGAGCAACGCGTCGACGCAGGCGACCCAGCTCCAGCAAGGGCAGAGTGTCGTGGTGTCGACGCTCCAGGCCAAGTTCAACTCGACCTCCAGCGTCAACCTCGACTCGGAGATGTCGAACCTGATCCAGCTCCAGAACGCCTACGCCGCCAACGCCCACGTCATGTCGGTGGTGCAGAGCATGATGAACACCTTGATCCAGGCTCAAGTGTAA
- a CDS encoding flagellar protein yields MSISSINYSSSVLGAQIRNINQQLTDLSTQLSTGKLSQNYSGMGTNEGFAIASRAQLSNIGAYTDTITNVNVNINLANTALQSLTTIRNTVQTGSANTAQDLNVNGQTIAQNTAAAQFGSMVGVLNTQSGNRYLFSGTAVNTQSVADAGIIINGTTTQAGLKTVMAERQAADLGANGMGRLVQTQTGSSITVAEDSATSPFGLKIAAVSSTLTGATLTGPSGSPVSFSINLNGTNPSNGDKLSVQFTLPDGSTEQVNLTASRATPTPTGSFAIDTSTPPNPANTVSNLNAALNDAIKKLANTSLVAASAVTAGDNFFNTASLAIGTTAVTNQAAPPASTTATGATALSGTNPSDSISPGFTAGNTITVNGTTLTFVNSGATGNQLNVTDSIQTLLSKIDSITGTSKPSTIHGGVITINTDDAASLNITSTNTAAMTSLGFSSSPITATQPPLRVGSSPASSATTLVNGSADTVKWYQGNDGPGSPRSTAMARVDDSITVQYGAQADEDAIRRQLQAIAVFGTFSTSPTGQYSSGQVAALSLRTTQALTQQPGQQRIEDIQTDIAMAQNTMKDATTRQTQAKAQLQSIIDQAESASPDQVASEILALQNALQASYQTTANLAQLSLVKFL; encoded by the coding sequence ATGTCGATCAGCAGTATCAACTACTCCTCGTCGGTCCTCGGCGCGCAGATCCGCAACATCAATCAGCAGCTCACCGACCTGTCGACGCAGCTCTCCACGGGCAAGCTGTCGCAGAATTACTCGGGCATGGGCACCAACGAAGGCTTTGCCATCGCCTCGCGCGCACAGCTTTCCAACATCGGCGCCTATACCGACACGATCACCAACGTCAACGTCAACATCAACCTCGCCAACACGGCGCTGCAGTCGCTGACGACGATCCGCAATACGGTGCAGACGGGCTCGGCTAACACCGCGCAGGATCTCAACGTCAACGGACAGACCATCGCGCAGAACACCGCTGCCGCCCAGTTCGGCTCGATGGTCGGCGTGCTCAACACGCAGTCGGGCAATCGCTATCTGTTCTCCGGAACGGCCGTCAATACACAGTCGGTCGCGGACGCGGGCATCATCATCAATGGCACCACGACACAGGCGGGGCTGAAGACTGTGATGGCCGAGCGACAGGCGGCCGACCTCGGTGCCAACGGCATGGGACGGCTGGTGCAGACGCAGACTGGGAGTTCGATCACGGTGGCGGAAGATTCTGCCACCTCGCCGTTCGGCCTGAAAATCGCGGCGGTCTCCTCGACGCTGACGGGTGCAACGCTCACCGGCCCGAGCGGCTCGCCGGTGTCGTTCTCGATCAATCTTAACGGCACCAATCCGAGCAACGGCGACAAGCTGAGTGTTCAGTTCACGCTGCCGGACGGATCGACAGAGCAGGTCAACCTGACTGCGTCCAGGGCCACGCCGACGCCGACGGGTAGCTTCGCGATCGACACGAGCACTCCGCCCAACCCAGCCAACACGGTATCGAATCTCAACGCGGCGTTGAACGACGCCATCAAGAAGCTCGCCAACACATCGTTGGTGGCGGCGTCCGCCGTCACGGCGGGCGACAATTTCTTCAACACGGCGAGTTTAGCGATCGGGACTACGGCGGTCACCAATCAGGCCGCACCGCCGGCTTCGACCACGGCCACGGGCGCGACGGCGCTGTCCGGCACCAACCCATCGGATTCGATCTCGCCCGGCTTCACCGCCGGCAACACCATCACTGTGAACGGGACCACGCTGACATTCGTCAATTCAGGTGCGACCGGCAACCAGCTCAACGTCACCGACAGCATCCAGACCCTGCTGAGCAAGATCGACTCGATCACGGGAACATCGAAGCCATCGACGATCCATGGCGGCGTGATCACGATCAACACCGACGATGCTGCCAGCCTGAACATCACGAGCACGAACACGGCGGCAATGACCTCGCTTGGCTTCAGTTCGTCCCCGATCACGGCAACGCAGCCGCCGCTGCGTGTCGGCTCGTCGCCAGCAAGCTCGGCGACGACGTTGGTGAACGGCTCGGCCGACACCGTGAAATGGTACCAGGGCAATGATGGGCCCGGCTCGCCGCGCTCGACCGCGATGGCGCGGGTCGACGATTCCATCACCGTGCAATATGGCGCGCAGGCCGATGAGGACGCGATCCGCCGGCAGCTCCAGGCGATCGCCGTGTTCGGCACGTTCTCGACCTCGCCGACCGGGCAATATTCAAGCGGGCAGGTTGCGGCGCTGAGCCTGCGCACGACCCAGGCGCTGACGCAGCAGCCCGGACAGCAGCGCATCGAGGACATCCAGACCGATATCGCGATGGCCCAGAACACGATGAAGGACGCGACCACGCGCCAGACCCAGGCCAAGGCGCAGCTCCAGAGCATTATCGACCAGGCGGAGTCGGCCTCTCCCGACCAGGTGGCGAGCGAAATTCTGGCGCTCCAGAACGCGCTCCAGGCCTCCTACCAGACCACCGCGAACCTCGCGCAGCTCTCGCTGGTCAAGTTCCTTTAA